The Solanum lycopersicum chromosome 8, SLM_r2.1 DNA segment cttaaagaaAAGTCTAAGTATTACCATAAATGCTTGAACTTAttctaaaatgaaaatataatttttctttcatatttgatttattctttCCTTGAAGGAAAAGTTTGAAAATCCCTTATGTTTTCaccctttttctttctttcttttttttctctccttcTCGTGTCTTTTTTTTTCACCTTCTGATGTTGTGTAATATGGTAGTGCATGTGTGTACATGTCGTGGGGTGTGAGTGAGAGTGGGGAATGGGGAGGGATCGTGGGGTTTGTGTTGTGtgggtatttttttttaattttcaatatatatatataaatgataattattaatttctttgagtaaataaataaataaaagctaaatgggtaattaaaacataagggacataattaagaaatattagtttatttaaataatatatatatatatatctttttttttaaacaatcaaaataaacttatctaataaaaattatatttatgttatttatttttatcttttaaataaacttaatgaaaataataaaaagtcaaaatatatttaatttagattgataaaattatttatgctctAAATATTGGTGTTAAACTTAAATTCGgtcaaaaattacgtgtctacagtTTGTCCCTCTTTGACTGGAAACACGAAGAGTTTTTCAGACAAAGAAGTAGACAAAGTGACAAGTTTTGACTGAACTTTTATTTGAAAGACCAAAATTTATGCGACCGAGTCCTTGTTTAGACAGCCTACATATCCTAGGTTATAAGGGAATCAGGTCACGTGTAGTTCGAGGAGATAAAGTGAGGAGTTGGAAGTTAAGTGAGGTTCCATCGAGGCTCCAGATCGCGGCTCTTATCtttacataaaaattgaaaactattagtcaaaagaaaaacaaatgtacaaACTTCTATCCACGTAGATTTTCTTGAATCTTcacttgaattttgactttaagATATCACCTTGATTTTTGAGTGAATATCTTAACTTAGAATTGGAATGGAGGCTGAATTTGCCACTTAGACGGAACTTTTGACATTCTTCAAAATGACAACTTGAAAAATGCTCTTGAATGAATGCGTGTTTTCTTGATCAAAAGTTGACTAGCAAAAGATGTGTGGAAATCAGGCTGCTACATGCATTGAAGAAGCTAATTCTAACCATCATGGAATtgattattctaaaaaatttgaaactttgttcttgaatttcaaatccAGGTCTCGCTTGAGAAAACCTGAGAAccaccacaaacaaaaaataaataaaatttttgcccCAGTTTTCACTGGGAgaattttgtgagttattagcaaacataaatataaaacataaatttcgactaggaagtgtttatttcaggagaaaataaaactaaaaatctagACTAGGAAGTGTTAATCCTATGATAAAGTaagctaatcccattatccaggagggtcctgctaatcccattatccaggagggtcctgctactcccattatccaggagggtcctgctactcccattatccaggcgggtcctgctaatcccattatccaggggGGTCCtgttagtcccattatccaggagggtcctgctaatcccattatccaggagtgtctgctaatcccattatccaggggggtcctgctaatcccattatccaggggGGTCCTGCTATttccattatccaggagggtcctgctactcccattatccaggagggtcctgctagtcccattatccaggagggtcctgctagtcccattatcaaggagggtcctgctattcccattatccaggagggtcctgctaatccattatccaggagggtcctgttaatcccattatccaggagggttcTGCTattcccattatccaggagggttctgctagtcccattatccaggagggtcctgctaatctcattatccaggagggtcctgctaataaaattttcaacaaactaATAATACCAACGAAATATTGTGAatgctttcttcattatttggaagttcctccaaggagaaaaataataataatagtaataaataaaataaatactccAACATTGAAGTAATtgctattttgatatatattagtcaactttcatataatattccACAAGTCTTTATTGTAAGGGTTCCCTTTCGCTCGCTGCAAACTAGGTTGAACATCTAGGTTCCTCGAATCCTCAATCTTGAAACAACTTGTGTCCCtgcttcaacaaagaaaatttatGAGTTTGAAAAGGTGGTGGTTGGTTTGTGGTTCCATCTTTCGACAAGGGCGGCTCAAACACTTATGAAGCTTTGGTTGTTTCCAACGGTCAATACTTCTTATTGATTAATAGTACTTTCATCCGAATTTGCTTACTTGGGGACCTAAATCCAATATCTTTATCTCCCAACACTCATTGTTTAGCCTTCATAGGATCAGAGAATTTTCGAATTCAACACTTGAAGACAGATTAACCCAGTAGCCTGATGCTTTGCCTAGTACTGATTAGAGACTTGGTAGCGAGTCTTGAAATTccttcatagtttttttttatttgacaaaGACTCGACTCAAATACATACCAAAAAAGTGACgaaaaaaagtataagaaaattacgaactatatgagaataaaagaaaagattcgatgaaaactctttttattttattttattgtaagaagaagaaaggaaaacTTATCTGAGTGTGGAGCCAAGTCTACTGATCATGTCATGcaatttgaattgatttccAGACCTGGCTATCCAATCTATTCATCAACCATTATTGATTATTCAATCTTGATGTGGAATCCCAACACTTAATGAAGTCATaaataatttgaacccttaTAGACTTAGTGATATTCACGAAGGTCTTCGCCGCTAAAACTCTATCATGTTAATTGCTCCAGCTCACGTTTGCCTTATGGTGCATGTCAGAATTTTCACCAATAAAACTCTCTTATATTCAACTCCTTTTCACCTTACAGTGCCCACTTAGGGGtttcaccaataagactctctcatttttatttttttttactcacATTTGTCTTATGGTGCCCATTCAGGATTTTTACCTACCCTTAACCAACTTATTCTTGACATATCAAGGGTtgatgcaaagactttttttttgactttagaTGATGGGGTTGATTTTGAGCTTTGAGATGAGAGACCAAATGAATAAACAAACGACTTTTGCCCAGTATActacaatatgaatttttggatttgttTTTGGTTGAACCGAACCCAATATtagggctgcctacgtatcttgcCTAGacaagaatcaggtcaaacgtagttcaggcaatttatttttgtttttgttttttttgtttattttgaaaagtcAAGGACACAGCGTAACCAAGAGATCCCGTTGAATCAACCCTTGGAATATCAAGCCCAAACATAAGGGTTTCTAATGTCGAAACTCAATCATATGTAGTATCTTTTCACAGCATCAGCATTGACGACCATTTCTGTCACTTTGCCTTCTATATCTGCTAATTAAAGAGCACCATTAGGTAATACCCTTTTAACAACGAATGGTCCTCTccaatttgaagaaaattcgCCTTTAGTTTCGGCATGATGTGGAAAAATGTGTCCTCATGTTTAGCACAACTACCCAATAAAATATGGATGTTAGGCAAAGGAAAAACATCTTTTGGACTTGCCTTATTCAAATCACGACAATCAACACACATTCGAACTTTGCCGTCTTTCTGAGGGACGGGTATGATATTGGCTAACCAAGAAGGATATTGAAAGACTTCAATGACTTTGGCCTCAAGTTGCTTTGTGATCTCCTCTTTAATTATTATACTCATGTCGGTTTTTAGTTTTCTCAACTTCTGCTTTATCAGAGAAAAATTAGGATCAATTAGCAACTTGTGAACAACCATGTCAGTGCTTAATCTAGTCATGTCATCATAAGCTGACGCAAAAACATCTTTGTAATCAAACAGGGCCTGGATTATATCATCCTTTTGATGTCGTACATGTACACTTATCTTAGTCTCCTTAATAATTTCCTGATCTCTCAAATTTATCGTCTCAGTTTCACTCATGTTTggatttgatttattttcaaaatgattgaaatccCTCCTTAATTCTTCAAATACTCTGTCTTCATCATATTCGATTTCTCgacttattatttcaatattaggTCGAAGATTAGATTGGATATTAAGATCTGGCAAAAAATTCTGCATGCATATCATATCACTAGAATCGACATAGAAAGAACTGTATAAAAGAAAACGAACAAATATATTAGACTGAAATAAAGATGCAATTACATCCTATTGAAAAGGGAAATAGAATGTTTGAAATAAAACGAAAAGATAAAATCCGAATTACAATCCTTGAATGAATCGgatgacaaaagaaaaaaacaagataGACTACCAAGACTCATCTTTAACGGGGAGAGGGGTGGCCTTCCAATTGTTTAGATTGACATCAGGACCAATGAATTGCACATCTCTGTCGCTAGTGCCTTCTCCGAGTTCCACCATATCAACCTcgacaaataaatcttgaaaatagttGATCATTTCTTCGCTAACTTTCATCATTGGCTCTGGAAAAGATGATTGATAAGATTCTGTTGCGCGGGCTTTGATGAAAGATTTGTAGATTGGTTGTATAGGCTTGGTAAGTGACCATACACCTCTCTTCTGCTTCTTTGCCTTCATTTTGTCCTCGACTCTAGGTTGGTAGCCTAAGCCAAAAGTACCGATGCTCTTTCGTAGACTCACAGGATAAGCGCTTCCTTGCAAGTAGATTCCTAAACCTTTACCCGGCTCAAACCCATGTTTCAGCAATTCATTCACCACCATTACAGATGCGATGGGCATATTTGGTTTTGAAATGACACTCCCCTCGGGGACATTCTCAATAAACACTACCTCAGAAGCTTGATAAACTAGTGCCTCATACTCATTATCCGCACCGATAAAAGGGAAGGAAGAGTCTTTGTAGATTGACAAATCCCCCTCACCATGAACAATTACCTCTTGTCGGTCGTATTCAAACTTAATCATTTGATGCAACGTTGAGGGGACTGCTCCAGCCCTATGCACCCATGGCCTCCTCAACAATAGATTGTAGGACGCGTTGATATCCAACATTTGAAAATTCACAGTGAAATCCACAGGACCTATGGTTAGTATGAGCTCTATCTCACCAATAACATCTGTTTTTGACCCATGAAAATCTCTAACACATACATTGTTGGGTCGGACCCTTTCAGCACTAACATTCAATTTCTATAGAGTTGATAAAGGATAAATATTTGCTCCAGATCCTCCATCAATTAGAACTCGAGTGACATATGAAAGTTCACACTTTACAGTGATATGTAGGCCTTGGTTATGTCCTGTACCTTCTTTGGGTAGTTCATCATCTGAAAAGGTGATACGGTTTACCTCAAATATTCTCCCAGCAATCTTCTCTAACTGACTCACTGTAACTTTACTAGGAACATGTGtttcattaaaaattttcattacagCCTTACGATGTTCATCAGAATGTATTAGCAAAGACAACAAAGATATTTGGGCTGgagtttttcttaattgttccACCACGGAGTAGTCTGATAGTTTCATATTCCTTAGAAATTCCTCTGCCTCTCCTTCAGTGACCAAACTCTTTACTTgtatttggtcatttttagttttccttaatTCCATAGGGACATAACATCTTCCTGAACGGGTTATTCCTCCCActtcatctatttcttcatCTATTTCTTTTCCCTTGTATGTCACGACAATAGGCTCATAATTCCAAGGAACAGCTTTGGGGTTAGTCATTGGGAGCTGGGGTACTGGCCTGATAATCACAGGAGGAATATGGGCCCCTCGCATGATCAAGATAGGCTTGTTTGGCCCTTTTGGAACAAACGATTTTGCCTTACTCGGGCCCTTTTGGAACAAACAATTTTGCCTTACTCGGGCTTGCCCAAACATCTTCAAGGGCTCCTTTCACAGTTAAGATGGGTGTGTTTGATGGACTCAACTTTTCTAACACACTTTCCGCCCCTAAAGGcatcatttttgttaaatcaacaaCATTTGCTGACTTCTCAATGCCAGTTCCAACCCTAAGGATTGGCTTATATGGAGATGCAAAATCTTCATGACCCTTCATCATTTCTAGCATGTTTGTTTCAGTATGCCTCGGCAATGGATTTTGATTGATGTTGGGTCCACTCGGACTTTTAACTATAAGTCGGTTAGAATCGATCAAATCCTGAATGACCCTTTTCAAATACCAACATCTCTCTATGTTGTGCCCTGGGGCATTAGAACAATATGCGCAATGTTGAGAATAATCCAAATTTCTTGGGGGAGGATTCGACATCTTTCTCTCAATAGGACTCAAAACATTCAATGTCCTTAATTTTTGGAACAATCTAGCATACGACTCCCCGATAGGAGTGAACTCATCTTTAATGCCATTTCCCTTTTTGTATTGTGGTCTAGGACGGGAAGGAATTCTAGCAGTATTttgatgaacttgtggggaTGGTGGATGATTTTGTGGAGTTGGTGCACGCCATTGTGGATAAGAAAGGGGTGCAATTGGTTGTGcattaaaaacatgatatggAGTGTATGGCATAGAATATTGTGGAGCTTGGGAAGGAAAATAGTGTTGTGGGGGATTACCTAGAACATGAGTCCTAGGCGCTGATACAACAGTGGCCACATCCTCCCTTCTCTTCTTCCCTCCAATATTTCGACAACCATTTTGAAGCACTTGTGTTGTGGCTTTTAGGGCAGCTTGACTTACAATCTTTCTAGACTTGATGCCATTTTCCACCATTTCCCCTACCTTAATAACTTCAGTGAATGTCTTCCCTACGGCAGAAAGCAGATAGTGAAAGTAATCAGGTTCTTACGCCTGGAGAAAACGTCAATCATCTCTGACTCCTTCATCGGTGGGTTTAACCCTAGCTGCTTGTTCCCTCCATCTGATAGCATATTCACGAATATTTTCCGTGGTCTTTTTTCTCATGTTGGCTAACGAGGAGCGATCTGGAACaatgtcaatattatattgaaatggtTGTACAAAACATCGAGCCAAATCATCCCATGTGTGCCAGTTGGTGATATCCTGATCAATGAACCATTCAGATGCAATCCCTATTAAGCTTTCCCCAAAATAGGCCATAAGTAACTCTTCTTTGCCCTCTGCACCCCTCAATTGGTTGCAATATCTCTTTAGATGAGCTATGGGGTCTCCGTGaccatcatatttttcaaacttcGGAGTTTTAAAACCAGCAAGTAAATGGACGTGAGGAAACATACACAAGTCACTGAACGAGACGCCTTTGTGGCCTCCTAGTCCTTGCATATCTCTTATACTCTAttccaaactcttcattttcttagtcatttcttcatgttcctcatTCTTGACCATCCTCTCAATTTTGACAGGGGAACTATATTGAtgaatgtggggatgagagcTTGGAATTTTAATGGCCTCTTTAAGAGTGTAACTCTGATCACGCCGAACTTTGAGCGGAGGATCGCTGTTGGATTTGGGCACCATCGTTGGCTGCGGGATGCTGTTAGTCGGGGCAGTTGACACAAAGAGTGGATTACTTATCACAGGCGCATCCGAAGGGCGCACCATAGAAGTTCCAGCGACATTGAACGTGTTAGCATAGGGGCCGAATCCAGGGGGATATATCGGATCGCTTGTCGACACTGGGATAGGGTGagacatatttgtattaaaaaagtCTCGGATTGAAGACGGTGGAGGTTGTCCATTCATCCAAGCCTCGTACATCTCTGCCATTTGTTGTCTTAACACCCTTATCTCTTCGGTTGTCCCTGGTTCTTGTGAAGTCATCTGGTTTTGGATCTCCTCATCATTGTCCGATTCATTTCCGTCTTTAGGGGCCATTTTCTGTTTCCCTTTCGATCTTGTGTTGTAAGGATGTGATGCCAGTTTAACCACAAACTAACCACCTTTAAGCTAGtatgtctctctctctttctctctctatctctctctctctctctctctctctttctctctctgaATAGAGTAATAAACCGATTAATGTTAAGAAATTATGCACATTGTATCCACATACATACTTCTAATATGGAGGACCTCATGTTTCATTCCGGCTTACCTAGGCATTCTTCTCTTcattagttttttaatattttattattattatttatttatttacttatttgtttatttatttattatcattatgattatcattttttaagataaagaagaatgaaaaaaagaagagaaacaataataataataataataataataataattttgatcgAACCCCctgggttgcctacgtatcatgTTTGGCCCATGAATCAGATCTTGCGTAGTtcgagaaaaatattaataattttttttgcatgacATATGCACATAAGGTGACCGAAAgcaaatttttttcattcattttcaaatattttaaaaacaaggatttgaataaaacaaacaaacaaaaaaaaagcagAAGTACCTAGGACTTAAATAGactctaaatgaaataaaataactaaaatggaaagaaagagaaaaaataaactaaaaataataataaaaataaaatgaaataatcactACTAAGAAAATAGACTTGAAAAGAAACTGAATCCTCAAATCTCAATCATCTCCAAGACCCTTATAAATCTTCGCCAACGCTTTCGGTAAATATGGAGCCAAAGAACGGGCTTGTCGGCCCAACCTCTCATCGTTCTGGTGTAAATATCTAGCGTAAACGTTGTTGAGTTCATCCCTGAGTTGCAGTATTCGGTCTCTGGCTTCATCCATATTGTCATAACAATTCTGTAACTAGTGGTGAGCAGTATTGACTTCATCGTCAAATTTTCCCTTTGTTCTTGGAGCTCTTCAATTTAAAGGTGGAGTGCATCTCGCTCGGCTATTCTTTGACCCCTCTCAATCTCACAGTCTGCCTGATAAGCACTAAAACGCCTTGCTATTTCTCTTTCCCGTTCCATAGAGGCTTTAACTTGAGTTTGGAGTCTAGACTGTGCGCAGATAAGTTGGGccttttctttcttatactcCTCTTCCTGTTGCTCCATAGCGCCTGTAGCAATGCCCAAGTCTTCTTGTAAGGTTAGAATGGTAGAGTGGTGTTTTCTAACtctaacttcaaatattgcatCACGTTGGGCCAACTCCTCTTTAGCGTTTTTCAGGTCATTACTTAGGATATCCACAGTAGATTTGTAGCTTCTTTCGACTTTGAGGCGAACTTGCTTAATCTTAACCTCAATTTCTGCTTCTAGATCTATAGGTCCTTTTATTGACCCTTCTGGCATAACCTTAGGAAGGGGCTGATCATGAACCCAGTCTAAGTATGCTTGGTCCACCTCGCCTCTTGTGCGATCCTTCACCATATCGTAGGGACTTGAAAGTATGCATCCCCCCAAATCTTTAATATCTCTGATTGCCTTAAAGATATCTTGGGATGAAACTCATACATGAATTCACGCATATCTTCATTGGGTGGTATAAACTGGCGTCGCCCAAGTTGTCGCATGACTCTAAGTGGCATGTAAGGTTAGACTCCTCGAAGACCCATTAAAACAATGAACGATCGAAAAGTAGACATGTATATCACCTCGGCCGATGGAAACCAATGATAATTCCACACAGTCTTGTCAGCAGtcagattattgaggtgttGCTTCCAAGCCTCAATACCCTTCAGAAAACTATGATCTTTGATTCTTTCTTTGTGACCTCCAATATAATCATTCCATTCTAATTTAAAGTCCACTGCATAAGGGTGATGACGAATGTGTTCAATCATCCATAGTTGTAATAACATATTGCATCCCTCAAAGTAGTTTTTTCCATCCTTGCAAATAGCTAAAACACGATAGATGTCTGCCAGAATCATTGGTACTAGGTGATATTAGGCTTTATCTCAAAAGCTGTAATGACTGCAGCTTAGTTCATGCTAATCTTTCCTCCCTTTTTTGGAAATACCATGATCCCTAAAAAAGCCACCACGAAGGCATCATAACTGTGTGCTTCCCAGGTCAGACGACACCCATTATTACGGAGTTTCTTTCCATACACGTCGAATCCATCACTTTTGCCATATCTTTTGTACAAAAATTCTAACGGGACCCATCCATTATTGAGACAACCACCTATATCATTCTCATTTATATGCAGTAATTCTAGAAACCTCATCCCATTAATATGTTTTGGTATCATAGGCTCTTCTTTGTGAAGATGTTTACCCTTTCCAATGAATGCCCCTATCTCCTCAAGGGTGGGGGTGAGTTCACAATCAGAAAAACGGATACATTCCTTAATGGGTCCCAAAAACGCATTAGTGCTTCTATCAAATCCCGTCGTGGCTCAACATACAAAAGGCTTCGTAGAAATCCCAAGCGTTTGAACACCATTCCTCGTCCATGGTTTGTCATATTTTCATACCATGTCTTCAAGAGTGTTGGGGCCTTATCCACTATTATGAATCGAGGTGATTGGTCCTCTCTTTGTCTCTTATCTCCCTTTCCATATAGATTCATATTTCCCTATATTATGATAGTGACAAACTAggcttaataaaatatatattttttaacaagaataacggaaaaatcaaacacacaataaaagtaatttttttataataaaatatattttttaaataagaataagtaaaaatcatacacacaaaaaaaaagcaaattttttattttttatttttaataaaataatcacacacatacacacacacacaaaaaaagtaattttttttattttttatatttttaaaaaaatagttattaaatgaagaatgagaaaggaaaatatatatatatatatatatatatatatatatatatatatagcccttaaaattttccaaaactaaaaatattaatacattcgattgtattttatttttgttgattaaattttcaatcccttttttatatatatagaaaagcTTTGAGGTAATaatagatttttctatttgtaaaagaaatatgaattttgatagaaaaaaCTGTGTTTAATAAAAGGATTACGtcaaaactttaatttgatatttttcgttataattaatttttcattataattcattcatCTAAAGTCGATCAACATTTGTATAGTCTTCCCCATAATgcaacaaataatacaaaataatgtACATGATAGTCTCAAGTAGGGATACTTCTCCTAGACAGGCTCGACCCTTGTGTCGAGCTCCCCATTCATTCAATATGCATGATGCAGATAAATCGAATCCCATTAGGGATAGTCATTGTTGAGGCTTGTTTTACTAGGTAAACAAT contains these protein-coding regions:
- the LOC138337947 gene encoding uncharacterized protein; the encoded protein is MRGAHIPPVIIRPVPQLPMTNPKAVPWNYEPIVVTYKGKEIDEEIDEVGGITRSGRCYVPMELRKTKNDQIQVKSLVTEGEAEEFLRNMKLSDYSVVEQLRKTPAQISLLSLLIHSDEHRKAVMKIFNETHVPSKVTVSQLEKIAGRIFEVNRITFSDDELPKEGTGHNQGLHITKLNVSAERVRPNNVCVRDFHGSKTDVIGEIELILTIGPVDFTVNFQMLDINASYNLLLRRPWVHRAGAVPSTLHQMIKFEYDRQEVIVHGEGDLSIYKDSSFPFIGADNEYEALVYQASEVVFIENVPEGSVISKPNMPIASVMVVNELLKHGFEPGKGLGIYLQGSAYPVSLRKSIGTFGLGYQPRVEDKMKAKKQKRGVWSLTKPIQPIYKSFIKARATESYQSSFPEPMMKVSEEMINYFQDLFVEVDMVELGEGTSDRDVQFIGPDVNLNNWKATPLPVKDESCSFYVDSSDMICMQNFLPDLNIQSNLRPNIEIISREIEYDEDRVFEELRRDFNHFENKSNPNMSETETINLRDQEIIKETKISVHVRHQKDDIIQALFDYKDVFASAYDDMTRLSTDMVVHKLLIDPNFSLIKQKLRKLKTDMSIIIKEEITKQLEAKVIEVFQYPSWLANIIPVPQKDGKVRMCVDCRDLNKASPKDVFPLPNIHILLDIEGKVTEMVVNADAVKRYYI